A single window of Luteibacter yeojuensis DNA harbors:
- a CDS encoding acetylornithine/succinylornithine family transaminase: MSPSHPVDPSELTGLGKRYWLSVYRPRDVVLDHGKGARVWDTEGRDYLDFGAGIAVNALGHQDPDLVDALVAQAHKLWHASNVFYSEPPLRLAQELVEHAPFAERVFLCNSGTEANEAAIKLVRKWAAAQGRTPENRVIVTFFGSFHGRTLGSLTATAQPKYQEGYEPLPGGFRYVPFNDPVALEEAFAQGGVAGVMLEPVQGEGGVMPAEPGFLKKVRDLCDTHGALMLLDEIQSGMGRTGMLFAHTHDHVTPDIVTLAKALGAGFPIGAMLVGPKAADTMQFGAHGTTFGGNPMAAAVARVALAKIASPAVLLNVERQGNDIRTGLAKINHDLHLFSEVRGRGLMIGAVLDAAYKGRAGEILDLAAARGLLILQAGPDVLRIVPPLTITDEETAEGLERLEAALAEFVREAKVA; encoded by the coding sequence ATGTCGCCGTCGCACCCTGTCGATCCTTCCGAACTCACCGGCCTGGGCAAGCGCTACTGGCTTTCCGTGTACCGGCCGCGGGACGTCGTGCTCGATCACGGCAAGGGCGCGCGCGTATGGGATACGGAAGGCCGCGACTACCTCGACTTCGGCGCCGGCATCGCGGTCAATGCGCTCGGCCACCAGGACCCGGACCTCGTCGATGCGCTGGTCGCGCAGGCGCACAAGCTCTGGCACGCCAGCAACGTCTTCTACTCCGAACCGCCGCTGCGCCTCGCGCAGGAACTGGTTGAGCATGCGCCGTTCGCCGAGCGCGTGTTCCTGTGCAACTCCGGCACCGAGGCCAACGAAGCCGCGATCAAGCTCGTGCGCAAGTGGGCGGCGGCGCAGGGCAGGACGCCGGAGAACCGCGTGATCGTCACCTTCTTCGGCTCGTTCCATGGCCGCACGCTGGGTTCGCTGACGGCCACGGCGCAGCCGAAGTACCAGGAAGGCTACGAACCGCTGCCCGGCGGTTTCCGCTACGTGCCGTTCAACGATCCCGTCGCGCTGGAAGAGGCGTTCGCCCAGGGCGGCGTCGCGGGCGTCATGCTCGAGCCGGTGCAGGGCGAGGGCGGCGTGATGCCTGCCGAGCCCGGCTTCCTGAAGAAGGTGCGAGACCTGTGCGACACGCACGGCGCGCTGATGCTGCTCGACGAGATCCAGAGCGGCATGGGCCGTACCGGCATGCTGTTCGCGCATACGCACGATCACGTCACGCCCGATATCGTCACCCTGGCCAAGGCCCTGGGCGCGGGCTTCCCGATCGGCGCCATGCTGGTGGGGCCGAAGGCGGCCGACACGATGCAGTTCGGTGCGCATGGCACGACCTTCGGCGGCAACCCGATGGCCGCCGCGGTGGCTCGGGTGGCGCTGGCGAAGATCGCCTCGCCCGCGGTGCTGCTCAACGTGGAACGCCAGGGCAACGACATCCGCACGGGCCTGGCGAAGATCAACCACGACCTGCACCTGTTCTCCGAGGTGCGCGGCCGCGGCCTGATGATCGGCGCGGTGCTCGACGCTGCCTACAAGGGCCGCGCGGGCGAGATCCTCGATCTCGCGGCCGCGCGCGGCCTGCTGATCCTCCAGGCCGGCCCCGACGTGCTCCGCATCGTCCCGCCGCTGACCATCACGGACGAGGAAACCGCCGAAGGCCTGGAGCGCCTGGAAGCGGCACTGGCCGAGTTCGTTCGCGAAGCGAAGGTGGCCTGA